The following proteins come from a genomic window of Thermococcus celericrescens:
- a CDS encoding NYN domain-containing protein: MSGNPELVYIDDIEGGPVIAVRKYEDYKSLLNKYKPDVMYASDRYFYFWDGNKFYALRRRGYKTFGDLELSVKLGFWDASENLKSIESIGEKVDIDYGEIIIRGYNKEGKQVTLRFNSEGELFYYAIDSGFKEFNEFVDALKLGFLDGESFRKALSGGFAGASEYFDAIERGFTKFDEYDEARRLNIPSKWEYDLFKKLSLIKEKYSLKTIEEAHLIKIICDMPVGGRASLLSLWNRLHSERTKVLRKYNMWNRNTNWYGEPEILISPKSLEGYLISSEIIRKFGKYNEKAKLFVRILPGGFLSEDEYKYATSRGYRNRREYLDAQKRGFIGSLGKLQSIEPFTIFETTYKVSGTPNLNLGEECKIKSGRIGEWKKLTLRDLGISTEAELYKYAVDKGFESFGEFFESLKLGTLKREEYLAAKKGKFKSILEFWVSKGLGHSRRQELIREIYADYEELKKLKETYKLRTYGDALVFRLLRTLQQKKRKIDLDSLWRWLKECEYTYFSRGSLWYHLGRKSGNYRTFTSKEELEKYIVALLGKHEELGTYDAESKSFVPKLPPVIVDGSNVAWEGRDKKLGEKALARNIVLVIEKLKELGYSDVQVFVDASLRHNVEDSEVLEKLIVSKTVKLMPAEVQADEYIIKYARDIDAYIVSNDRYKEWRRKNPDLEEFIKTHRVTFTIHKGIVHFDEKIEGL, translated from the coding sequence ATGTCAGGGAATCCTGAGTTAGTTTATATTGATGACATTGAGGGCGGTCCCGTCATCGCGGTCAGAAAGTATGAGGATTATAAGTCCCTCTTAAATAAATACAAACCGGACGTTATGTATGCATCTGACAGATATTTTTACTTCTGGGACGGCAACAAGTTTTATGCACTCAGAAGGAGAGGATACAAGACGTTTGGGGATTTGGAGCTGTCGGTGAAGCTCGGGTTTTGGGATGCATCGGAAAATCTAAAATCTATTGAGTCTATTGGGGAGAAAGTTGATATCGACTATGGGGAGATAATAATACGCGGATATAACAAAGAGGGGAAACAGGTGACTCTGAGGTTTAACTCTGAAGGTGAATTGTTCTATTATGCAATAGACAGCGGATTTAAAGAGTTTAATGAATTCGTGGACGCCTTGAAGCTTGGTTTCCTTGATGGTGAATCATTCAGAAAAGCCTTATCGGGAGGATTCGCAGGCGCATCCGAATATTTTGATGCAATTGAGAGGGGGTTCACTAAATTTGATGAGTACGACGAAGCTAGGCGGCTTAATATCCCCTCCAAGTGGGAATACGACCTATTCAAGAAACTCAGCCTGATAAAGGAAAAGTACTCTTTGAAAACTATAGAAGAGGCTCATCTCATTAAAATTATATGTGACATGCCTGTTGGTGGGAGGGCTTCACTTCTGTCTCTTTGGAATCGTCTGCATTCTGAAAGGACAAAGGTATTGAGGAAATACAACATGTGGAATCGGAATACGAACTGGTACGGAGAACCGGAAATCCTGATCAGCCCAAAATCACTTGAGGGGTATCTGATCTCATCGGAGATCATACGGAAATTTGGAAAGTACAATGAGAAAGCCAAGTTGTTTGTGCGGATTCTGCCAGGAGGATTTTTGAGTGAAGACGAGTACAAATATGCAACGTCTAGAGGGTACAGGAATAGGCGTGAATACTTAGATGCCCAGAAAAGAGGTTTCATTGGTTCCCTTGGTAAGTTACAGTCTATCGAGCCCTTCACCATATTTGAAACAACATACAAGGTTTCAGGAACCCCCAATTTGAACCTTGGTGAAGAGTGCAAGATAAAATCGGGGAGAATTGGTGAGTGGAAGAAGCTGACGCTTAGGGATTTAGGGATCTCAACCGAGGCTGAGCTTTATAAATATGCCGTTGATAAAGGCTTTGAGTCATTTGGAGAGTTTTTTGAGTCCCTTAAACTTGGAACCCTGAAACGGGAGGAGTACCTTGCCGCTAAGAAGGGCAAGTTCAAGAGCATACTGGAGTTCTGGGTTTCCAAAGGATTGGGTCATTCTAGGAGACAGGAATTGATACGGGAGATTTATGCTGATTATGAGGAGCTTAAGAAACTCAAGGAAACCTACAAACTTAGAACCTACGGAGATGCATTGGTCTTTAGGTTGCTCCGTACGCTTCAGCAGAAGAAACGGAAGATTGACTTGGACAGCCTGTGGAGATGGCTAAAGGAGTGTGAGTACACATATTTTAGCAGGGGATCACTGTGGTATCACCTCGGTAGAAAAAGCGGGAATTACAGAACCTTCACCAGTAAGGAAGAGCTGGAAAAATACATCGTTGCCCTATTGGGGAAGCACGAGGAACTTGGGACATACGATGCCGAGAGCAAGTCGTTCGTGCCAAAGCTGCCTCCCGTCATTGTTGATGGGAGCAACGTGGCGTGGGAGGGTAGAGATAAAAAGCTCGGAGAGAAGGCTCTGGCAAGGAACATTGTGCTCGTCATTGAGAAGCTGAAGGAACTGGGATATTCTGATGTACAGGTTTTCGTTGATGCTAGTCTCAGGCACAATGTGGAGGACAGTGAAGTATTGGAGAAGCTAATCGTGTCTAAGACTGTAAAATTAATGCCCGCCGAAGTGCAGGCAGATGAGTACATAATAAAATACGCCCGCGACATTGACGCATATATAGTCTCCAACGATAGATACAAAGAATGGAGAAGGAAGAATCCGGATCTCGAAGAGTTCATCAAAACACATAGGGTTACTTTCACTATACACAAGGGAATCGTGCACTTTGATGAAAAGATTGAGGGTTTATGA
- the leuS gene encoding leucine--tRNA ligase: MAELNFKAIEEKWQKRWLEEKAFEPKANEKPKEKKFYITVAFPYLSGHLHVGHARTYTIPDVIARFKRMQGYNVLFPMAWHITGAPIVGIAERIKHRDPKTIHIYRDVYKVPEDILWKFEDPKEIVNYFMKAAKETFIRAGFSVDWTREFHTTSLFPPFSKFIEWQFWTLKEEGLVVKGAHRVRWDPVVGTALGDHDIMEGEDVQILDYVIIKFILEEDGEEIYLPAATLRPETVYGVTNMWLNPNATYVKAKVKRDEKVETWIISKEAAYKLSFQDREIEVLEEFKGERLIGKYVKNPVTGDEVIILPAEFVDPDNATGVVMSVPAHAPFDHVALEDLKKEIEILLKYEVDPRVVEEISYISLIKLEGYGDFPAVEEAERLGVKSQGDVEKLEEATKNIYKAEYHKGVFKIEPYAGKSVQEAKDLIAKELQEKGTAEIMYEFAEKPVISRFGNQAVIKIIHDQWFIDYGNPEWKEKAREALANMTIYPESRRTQFDAIVDWLDKKACARKVGLGTPLPWDPDWVIESLSDSTIYMAYYTISRHMNRLRKEGRLDPEKLTREFFDYLFLEEFSEEKERELAEKTGIPAETIHEMKEEFEYWYPLDWRCSAKDLIPNHLTFFIFNHTAIFRKEHWPKGIAVNGFGTLEGTKMSKSKGNVLNFIDAIEENGADVVRLYIMGLAEHDSDFDWRRKEVGKLRRQVERFYELISEFATYEAEETELKDIDKWMLHRLNKAIEGATQALEEFRTRTAVQWAFYSVLNDLRWYMRRTEGRDDKAKRFVLRKLAEVWVRLMAPFTPHISEELWEKLGGEGFVSLAKWPEPVPEWWNETIEAEEEFVKALIEDIKEIIRVAKIEDAKRAYVYTAPKWKWRVVEVVAEKRDFKSAMAELMKDPEMRKHGKEVSKLIQRLIKERTFDVTRINEEKALREAKGFMEKELGIEIILNPEENKGGKKKAAMPLKPAVFVE; encoded by the coding sequence ATGGCTGAGCTTAACTTCAAGGCCATTGAGGAAAAGTGGCAGAAGCGCTGGCTGGAAGAGAAGGCCTTCGAACCGAAGGCGAATGAGAAACCAAAGGAGAAGAAGTTCTACATCACGGTCGCCTTCCCGTACCTCTCGGGACACCTCCACGTCGGCCACGCAAGGACATACACGATTCCCGACGTTATAGCGCGCTTCAAGCGCATGCAGGGCTACAACGTGCTGTTCCCGATGGCCTGGCACATCACGGGAGCGCCGATAGTCGGAATCGCCGAGAGGATAAAGCACCGCGACCCCAAGACCATACACATCTACCGCGACGTCTACAAGGTTCCGGAGGATATACTCTGGAAGTTTGAAGATCCCAAGGAGATAGTCAACTACTTCATGAAGGCCGCAAAGGAGACCTTCATCAGAGCCGGCTTCTCAGTTGACTGGACCCGCGAGTTCCACACGACGAGCCTCTTCCCGCCCTTCAGCAAGTTCATAGAGTGGCAGTTCTGGACGCTCAAGGAGGAGGGGCTGGTCGTTAAGGGAGCGCACAGGGTCAGATGGGATCCGGTCGTTGGAACTGCCCTCGGGGACCACGACATAATGGAGGGCGAAGACGTCCAGATACTGGACTACGTCATCATCAAGTTCATCCTGGAGGAGGACGGCGAGGAAATCTACCTTCCAGCGGCAACGCTGAGGCCGGAAACGGTGTACGGCGTTACCAACATGTGGCTGAACCCCAACGCCACCTACGTCAAAGCAAAGGTCAAGCGCGACGAGAAGGTGGAGACATGGATAATCAGCAAGGAAGCTGCCTACAAGCTCTCCTTCCAGGACAGGGAGATTGAAGTATTAGAGGAGTTCAAGGGCGAGAGGCTGATCGGAAAGTACGTGAAGAACCCGGTCACCGGCGACGAGGTCATCATCCTGCCTGCAGAGTTCGTTGACCCGGACAACGCGACTGGAGTCGTTATGAGCGTCCCGGCTCATGCGCCCTTCGACCACGTGGCCCTTGAAGACCTCAAGAAGGAAATCGAAATCCTGCTGAAGTACGAGGTCGACCCGCGCGTGGTTGAGGAGATAAGCTACATCTCACTGATCAAGCTGGAGGGCTACGGCGACTTCCCGGCGGTTGAAGAGGCTGAGAGGCTCGGCGTGAAGAGCCAGGGGGATGTTGAGAAGCTCGAAGAGGCCACCAAGAACATCTACAAGGCCGAGTACCACAAGGGAGTCTTCAAGATTGAGCCCTACGCCGGCAAGTCGGTCCAGGAGGCCAAAGACCTCATAGCCAAGGAGCTCCAGGAGAAGGGAACCGCGGAAATAATGTACGAGTTCGCGGAAAAGCCGGTCATTTCGCGCTTCGGCAACCAGGCGGTCATCAAGATAATCCACGACCAGTGGTTCATAGACTACGGAAACCCCGAGTGGAAGGAGAAGGCCCGTGAGGCCCTCGCGAACATGACCATCTATCCGGAGAGCAGGCGCACACAGTTCGATGCCATAGTTGACTGGCTCGACAAAAAGGCCTGCGCGAGGAAAGTTGGACTGGGAACGCCGCTCCCGTGGGACCCCGACTGGGTCATCGAGAGCCTGAGCGACTCGACTATCTACATGGCGTACTATACGATAAGCAGGCACATGAACAGGCTGAGGAAGGAGGGCAGGCTCGACCCCGAGAAGCTCACGAGGGAGTTCTTCGACTACCTGTTCCTGGAGGAGTTCAGCGAGGAGAAGGAGAGGGAGCTGGCCGAGAAGACCGGAATCCCGGCTGAAACCATCCACGAGATGAAGGAGGAGTTCGAGTACTGGTATCCGCTCGACTGGCGCTGCTCGGCGAAGGACCTGATACCGAACCACCTGACGTTCTTCATCTTCAACCACACGGCCATATTCAGGAAGGAGCACTGGCCAAAGGGCATCGCCGTTAACGGCTTCGGAACGCTCGAGGGCACCAAGATGAGCAAGAGCAAGGGCAACGTGCTGAACTTCATCGATGCCATCGAGGAGAACGGCGCCGATGTCGTCAGGCTCTACATCATGGGCCTCGCCGAGCACGACAGCGACTTCGACTGGAGGAGGAAGGAAGTTGGAAAGCTCCGCAGGCAGGTCGAGCGCTTCTACGAGCTGATAAGCGAGTTCGCCACCTACGAGGCGGAGGAGACCGAGCTTAAGGACATCGATAAGTGGATGCTGCACAGGTTGAACAAGGCCATCGAAGGGGCAACTCAGGCGCTCGAGGAGTTCAGGACGAGGACGGCAGTGCAGTGGGCGTTCTACAGCGTCCTCAACGACCTGCGCTGGTACATGAGGAGAACCGAGGGCAGGGACGACAAGGCCAAGCGCTTCGTCCTGAGGAAGCTCGCCGAGGTCTGGGTAAGGCTGATGGCGCCGTTCACCCCGCACATCAGCGAGGAGCTCTGGGAGAAGCTGGGCGGAGAGGGCTTCGTCAGCCTGGCGAAGTGGCCGGAGCCGGTTCCAGAGTGGTGGAACGAAACCATCGAGGCCGAGGAGGAGTTCGTCAAGGCCCTCATCGAGGACATCAAGGAGATAATCCGCGTGGCAAAGATAGAGGACGCCAAGAGGGCCTACGTCTACACCGCCCCGAAGTGGAAGTGGCGCGTTGTCGAGGTGGTCGCGGAGAAGAGGGACTTCAAGAGCGCCATGGCCGAACTGATGAAAGACCCGGAGATGAGGAAGCACGGCAAAGAAGTGAGCAAGCTCATCCAGCGCCTCATCAAGGAGAGGACCTTCGACGTCACGAGGATCAACGAGGAGAAGGCCCTGAGGGAGGCAAAGGGCTTCATGGAGAAGGAGCTCGGCATCGAGATAATCCTCAACCCCGAGGAGAACAAAGGGGGAAAGAAGAAGGCCGCGATGCCGCTGAAGCCGGCGGTGTTTGTGGAGTGA
- a CDS encoding class I SAM-dependent methyltransferase codes for MQFKEEEFVKSVLSKIPLRNELPLPPNWLHIEMLERFRVLQFAPLKEGMNVLEVGCGAHALTTVSLAYLVGETGRVVAVDRARWRFFEEITDSAGLRHRVIPLKTDARELPFPFKAFDLAVLVHGVRSLKNEKTMVRVFSEMLRVAGKVFIAESLPIANNERQMAHIELYNLREEIFEALFGEKDDLHYFSMEELKEFVKRAGGKVVESGVFEPNLPHYLAYIPREYVERIKDEKKRAELLRRWDKAYEKWKRGAEHPPVGWVLVR; via the coding sequence ATGCAGTTCAAAGAAGAAGAATTTGTAAAAAGCGTTCTTTCCAAAATCCCTCTAAGGAACGAGCTTCCTTTGCCTCCAAATTGGCTCCACATCGAGATGCTCGAACGCTTCCGCGTTCTCCAGTTCGCGCCCCTAAAAGAGGGAATGAACGTTTTAGAGGTTGGATGCGGCGCTCACGCTCTAACAACTGTCTCACTCGCTTATCTCGTCGGCGAAACCGGCCGCGTTGTGGCGGTTGATAGGGCAAGATGGCGCTTCTTCGAGGAGATAACCGATTCAGCGGGCTTAAGGCACAGGGTAATCCCTCTCAAGACCGATGCAAGAGAACTGCCTTTTCCATTCAAAGCCTTCGATTTGGCCGTTCTCGTTCACGGGGTGAGAAGCCTGAAAAATGAGAAGACGATGGTTAGGGTTTTCTCGGAGATGCTCCGCGTTGCCGGAAAGGTTTTCATAGCCGAGAGCCTTCCGATAGCAAACAACGAGCGTCAAATGGCCCACATTGAGCTGTACAATCTGCGCGAGGAGATATTTGAAGCCCTCTTCGGTGAGAAGGACGACCTTCACTACTTCTCAATGGAGGAGCTGAAGGAATTTGTAAAGCGTGCCGGAGGAAAAGTTGTCGAAAGCGGAGTCTTTGAACCCAACCTTCCGCACTACCTCGCCTACATCCCGCGGGAGTACGTGGAACGGATAAAAGACGAGAAAAAGCGCGCCGAACTCCTGAGGAGGTGGGACAAAGCCTACGAAAAGTGGAAGAGGGGTGCAGAGCACCCACCGGTCGGCTGGGTTTTGGTCAGGTGA
- a CDS encoding MFS transporter, with product MGQSKWGVLIIMSAALFIMFIDTTMMNVSISALVRDLDTTVAGVQGAITLYSLVMAAFMITGAKLADIWGTKKVFFRGLVIYTIGTLMAAFAPNLAVLLLGWSILEGIGASMMMPATVTYITKAYTGKDRAFAFGVWGGVGGAAAAFGPIIGGFFTTYITWRLGFFMEAFIAAGIFAYMKILSDYKPEKRIKLDVIGAALVGVGLFLLTLSVLIMDPLSNPPVLLLMVAGLVVLAAFWKYEERRKARGEDVLIDVDIFKSKVFTAANLVSIFFQITLAGIMFTIPVFVQQYLHYNAIQTGFVIVPLSIMMFIFSMSGQKFAKYLTPKQIIQLGIVLTFVGLYLVLRVLKPGVEGSDFAIGLALYGTGFGLIFSQITNLAMMGAKPEQQADASGIFNAQKQFGLSLGTAFIGAVLVLGVIHSITRQIYESGLFEGSKEQIKEAVIQWIIKMQQGELNIPPGYHDAVIKIVRASFIDTMKVAVLFMMGVLVISALLSFFLPKGEKAGES from the coding sequence ATGGGACAGTCTAAGTGGGGAGTCCTTATCATAATGAGCGCGGCGCTCTTCATAATGTTCATCGACACGACGATGATGAACGTTTCTATAAGCGCCCTTGTAAGGGATCTTGACACAACCGTGGCCGGCGTTCAGGGCGCGATAACGCTCTACTCCCTCGTAATGGCTGCCTTCATGATAACCGGCGCAAAGCTCGCCGATATCTGGGGAACAAAGAAGGTCTTCTTCAGGGGGCTGGTTATATATACTATTGGAACACTGATGGCTGCTTTCGCCCCCAACCTTGCGGTTCTTCTTCTCGGCTGGTCGATTCTTGAGGGCATAGGCGCCTCGATGATGATGCCCGCCACAGTTACATACATCACCAAGGCCTACACCGGCAAGGACAGGGCCTTCGCCTTCGGCGTCTGGGGAGGCGTCGGTGGAGCGGCGGCGGCTTTCGGCCCGATAATAGGTGGTTTCTTCACGACTTACATTACCTGGCGTCTTGGCTTCTTCATGGAAGCCTTCATCGCCGCGGGGATATTCGCCTACATGAAGATACTCTCCGACTACAAGCCGGAGAAGCGGATAAAGCTCGACGTTATCGGAGCGGCACTCGTCGGCGTTGGTCTGTTCCTGCTCACGCTCTCGGTACTCATAATGGATCCGCTATCAAACCCGCCGGTTCTGCTCCTCATGGTTGCCGGCTTGGTCGTTCTGGCGGCATTCTGGAAGTACGAGGAGCGGAGGAAGGCCAGAGGAGAGGACGTGCTGATCGACGTGGACATCTTCAAGTCCAAGGTTTTCACCGCCGCCAACCTGGTGAGCATCTTCTTCCAGATAACCCTCGCGGGTATAATGTTCACGATTCCTGTCTTCGTTCAGCAGTACCTTCACTACAACGCCATCCAGACGGGCTTCGTTATAGTCCCACTCTCGATAATGATGTTCATATTCTCCATGAGCGGGCAGAAGTTCGCGAAGTACCTCACGCCAAAGCAGATAATCCAGCTCGGCATAGTTCTGACCTTCGTTGGTCTCTACCTTGTCCTGCGCGTCCTTAAGCCAGGTGTGGAAGGTTCCGACTTCGCCATCGGTCTCGCCCTCTACGGCACCGGCTTTGGGCTGATATTCTCTCAGATAACCAACCTCGCCATGATGGGCGCCAAACCGGAGCAGCAGGCGGACGCTTCCGGCATCTTCAACGCCCAGAAGCAGTTCGGTCTATCCCTCGGAACGGCCTTCATCGGTGCGGTTCTGGTTCTTGGAGTCATCCACAGCATAACCCGGCAGATTTACGAGTCGGGCCTCTTCGAGGGAAGCAAGGAGCAGATAAAGGAGGCCGTGATTCAGTGGATAATCAAGATGCAGCAGGGCGAGCTGAACATTCCGCCGGGGTACCACGATGCAGTTATTAAAATTGTGAGGGCATCGTTCATAGACACTATGAAGGTTGCGGTTCTCTTTATGATGGGCGTTCTCGTCATCAGCGCCCTTCTATCGTTCTTCCTCCCGAAGGGGGAGAAAGCGGGGGAAAGTTAG
- a CDS encoding DUF3267 domain-containing protein — protein sequence MPWLEVSIGSPGDFLYLLVLPWVVLVPLHEGLHALVAKVFGAKVRFGITTFGKLIVAPYIAIETPLRAREYAVVSLAPLLISAAFLSLAWLLRSNFWALAYVFNTAGMAGDFLTALSLLRMPPDAKVFDDGTALRSDAEISISYPGWVSPALKVAILMLFLVILILGRVEVVVENG from the coding sequence CTCCTTGTTCTACCGTGGGTGGTCCTTGTTCCGCTCCACGAAGGGCTGCACGCCCTTGTTGCCAAAGTTTTTGGTGCTAAGGTTCGGTTTGGAATCACCACTTTTGGAAAGCTCATCGTTGCGCCTTACATAGCCATTGAAACTCCCCTCCGCGCGAGGGAATACGCTGTTGTCTCGCTCGCCCCGCTCCTCATATCGGCCGCCTTCCTGTCCCTGGCCTGGCTCCTCCGTTCCAACTTCTGGGCTCTCGCCTATGTCTTCAACACGGCCGGCATGGCGGGTGATTTCCTCACGGCCCTTTCGCTCCTCAGAATGCCCCCCGATGCGAAAGTCTTCGACGACGGAACGGCCCTCCGCTCCGATGCCGAGATTTCCATCTCCTATCCAGGATGGGTTTCACCTGCCCTGAAGGTCGCGATTCTTATGCTCTTCCTCGTGATCCTCATCCTGGGCCGGGTCGAAGTCGTCGTCGAGAATGGCTAG